In a single window of the Candidatus Methylomirabilis sp. genome:
- a CDS encoding branched-chain amino acid ABC transporter permease produces the protein MDPLLLAQATLNGLMLGGVYSLMAVGLSLIFGVMRIINFAHGELMIWGMYLAYWLFTLGGLDPLLSLPLTTTAVFGLGYAIQRVLVNRILEAPEEMQVLLLLGVSLILTNGALILFGPDSRRAPTAYALSTLWLGPVILDVARLLAFVLAMALTGGLVLFLRRTDLGRTLRAAADSRVGALLTGVDVERVYPIAFGIGAACAAAAGALTIPFLPFAPSGGLPLTLTSFIVVILGGMGSLPGAALGGLIVGVTESLGAVLLVSSLKQVVSFIIVIGILLLRPRGLLGGRA, from the coding sequence ATGGATCCCCTCCTCCTCGCGCAGGCCACCCTGAATGGGCTGATGCTGGGAGGGGTCTACAGCCTGATGGCCGTGGGCCTTTCCCTCATCTTCGGGGTCATGCGGATCATCAACTTCGCCCACGGCGAGTTGATGATCTGGGGCATGTACCTCGCCTACTGGCTGTTCACGCTGGGGGGCCTGGATCCCCTGCTCTCCCTCCCGCTCACCACCACCGCCGTCTTCGGCCTCGGCTACGCGATCCAGCGGGTGCTGGTGAACCGGATCCTGGAGGCCCCGGAGGAGATGCAGGTCCTGCTCCTCCTCGGGGTGTCCCTGATCCTCACGAACGGGGCCCTCATCCTCTTCGGTCCCGACTCCCGGCGGGCCCCCACGGCCTACGCCCTGAGCACGCTCTGGCTCGGGCCGGTGATCCTGGACGTCGCCCGCCTCCTGGCCTTCGTCTTGGCCATGGCCCTGACGGGGGGGCTGGTCCTCTTCCTCCGGCGCACCGACCTGGGCCGGACGCTCCGGGCGGCGGCGGATAGCCGGGTGGGGGCTCTCCTCACCGGCGTGGATGTGGAGCGGGTCTACCCCATCGCCTTCGGCATCGGGGCCGCCTGCGCCGCGGCCGCGGGGGCCCTCACGATCCCCTTTCTTCCCTTCGCCCCTTCGGGCGGTCTCCCCCTCACCCTGACGTCGTTCATCGTGGTCATCCTCGGAGGGATGGGGAGCCTCCCCGGCGCCGCGCTGGGGGGACTCATCGTGGGCGTGACCGAGTCGTTAGGGGCGGTCCTCCTGGTCTCCTCGCTCAAGCAGGTGGTCTCCTTCATCATCGTCATCGGGATTCTGCTCCTGCGTCCCCGGGGTCTCCTGGGGGGGCGGGCATGA